A window from Borrelia sp. P9F1 encodes these proteins:
- a CDS encoding ABC transporter permease: MSAGSCRYKEIALKFLNAPVFINFFALCLGFLVVGLVVSLLGYSPFRMYYIIIEIMFSSPKHLGYILSYSTPLIFTGLSVCIALKAGLFNIGVEGQFILGSITALMVGIFLELPPFLHVICVFLVTFVVSGSLGILIGYLKVRFNINEVITGIMFNWILFHINNIVLDISFIKKENSDLSRSIRESAFIDFFASWKLSPEGLAYRAGNPFINDLLKAPLNFGIIIGIFFAILIWILLSKTILGFKISSIGHNIEASYRVGIDIKKVLLFAMFLSGALAGLAGAVQVMGVNKAIFKLSYMEGTGLNGIAVSLIANNSPIGIIFSSILFYILLYGSSRVQSLMGLSSSIVSLMIGIVVLVISASHFLNKMILRGIRGVRRNSISN, translated from the coding sequence GTGAGTGCTGGTAGTTGTAGGTATAAAGAGATAGCGCTTAAGTTTTTAAATGCACCAGTGTTTATTAACTTTTTTGCGTTGTGCTTGGGGTTTTTAGTTGTTGGCTTGGTGGTATCTCTTCTTGGTTATTCTCCCTTTAGGATGTATTACATAATAATAGAAATTATGTTCTCTTCTCCTAAGCATTTAGGCTACATTTTAAGTTATTCGACTCCATTGATTTTTACAGGGCTTTCGGTGTGTATTGCCTTAAAGGCAGGGCTTTTTAATATTGGGGTTGAAGGACAGTTTATACTTGGGTCAATTACGGCTTTAATGGTTGGAATTTTTTTAGAATTACCTCCTTTTTTGCATGTAATTTGTGTTTTTCTTGTGACTTTTGTTGTCTCAGGAAGTCTGGGGATTTTAATTGGATACTTAAAGGTTAGATTTAACATAAATGAAGTAATTACGGGAATTATGTTTAACTGGATTTTATTTCATATAAATAACATAGTTTTAGACATATCTTTCATTAAGAAAGAAAATAGTGACTTGTCTAGGTCAATCAGAGAGAGTGCTTTTATTGATTTTTTTGCTTCTTGGAAATTATCGCCTGAGGGACTCGCTTATAGGGCTGGAAACCCATTTATTAATGACTTGCTAAAGGCTCCTCTTAATTTTGGGATAATCATTGGAATTTTTTTTGCCATTTTAATATGGATTTTGTTAAGCAAGACAATACTCGGATTTAAGATTAGCTCTATAGGGCACAACATAGAGGCTTCTTATCGTGTGGGAATTGACATTAAAAAGGTTTTGTTATTTGCTATGTTTCTTTCGGGAGCTCTTGCGGGGCTTGCAGGAGCCGTACAAGTTATGGGAGTTAATAAGGCAATATTTAAGCTTTCTTACATGGAAGGAACTGGTCTTAATGGTATAGCTGTGTCTTTAATAGCAAATAATTCACCAATTGGAATAATATTTTCAAGTATTTTATTCTATATTCTGCTCTATGGAAGTAGTAGGGTCCAGAGTTTGATGGGCCTATCCTCTTCGATTGTATCTTTGATGATAGGGATAGTGGTACTTGTGATTTCTGCTAGTCATTTTTTAAATAAGATGATTTTGAGGGGTATAAGGGGTGTTAGGCGAAATAGTATTTCTAATTAG
- a CDS encoding ABC transporter permease — protein sequence MLGEIVFLISETLVNSQTLILAGLGGLISEKCGIINIGLEGTMALGAFVGATFAYFYGYPLVAIFVGGLSGVILSSLHAIFTIFLKSDQIITGMAINFLGPAIAMLFGIFIFGSSSTPPIDVKLPMLFDGVFDKKSLIFQLFGKRYSLYIAIMCVIFAHIVFRHTKIGLRIKASGEDPEVLESLGVNVVMIRFCCVLLSGLFAGVSGAVISTVITSSYMQGIIGGQGFIAIVMLIFGKWRPFGILIGSLLFSFVRTLAVVMSQIPFFSSMISPKLLIILPYVVVILSLIFFSKKSYRPKSLGLPYKQD from the coding sequence GTGTTAGGCGAAATAGTATTTCTAATTAGTGAAACTTTAGTGAATTCTCAAACTTTAATTCTAGCGGGTTTAGGGGGGCTTATAAGTGAGAAGTGTGGAATAATAAACATTGGCCTTGAGGGAACGATGGCTCTTGGCGCGTTTGTTGGTGCTACATTTGCATATTTTTATGGATATCCATTAGTTGCAATTTTTGTTGGAGGGCTTTCAGGAGTTATTCTATCAAGCCTTCATGCGATTTTTACTATTTTTCTTAAATCAGACCAGATAATAACTGGAATGGCTATTAATTTTTTGGGACCAGCCATTGCTATGTTGTTCGGTATTTTTATTTTTGGCTCTTCTTCAACTCCTCCAATAGATGTTAAGTTGCCTATGCTTTTTGACGGTGTTTTCGATAAAAAATCTCTCATATTCCAGCTTTTTGGAAAAAGATATTCACTCTATATAGCAATAATGTGTGTTATTTTTGCTCATATTGTATTCAGGCATACTAAAATTGGGCTTAGAATTAAGGCTAGTGGCGAAGATCCGGAGGTTTTAGAATCTCTTGGGGTAAATGTTGTTATGATTAGGTTTTGTTGTGTGCTTTTGAGTGGTCTGTTTGCGGGGGTGTCTGGGGCAGTGATTTCTACTGTAATTACCTCAAGCTATATGCAAGGAATTATTGGGGGGCAAGGTTTTATCGCTATTGTTATGCTAATTTTTGGGAAATGGCGACCTTTTGGAATCTTAATAGGTAGTCTTTTATTCTCTTTCGTAAGAACTTTAGCCGTTGTAATGTCTCAAATTCCTTTTTTTTCTTCAATGATATCTCCTAAATTATTAATCATATTGCCTTATGTTGTTGTGATCCTAAGTCTTATATTTTTTTCGAAAAAGAGCTATCGGCCTAAGTCTCTAGGCTTGCCTTATAAACAAGATTAG
- a CDS encoding methyl-accepting chemotaxis protein, producing MLKIKYKFVGFLFVFLVVIILCFSWGFKSVLGGYVESYYKQLTRGQVRRASFAIQSLLDTFYIILDGTGSTIALDTLYEYSFLKSGGRRAFSGAEISKMRENSKMILDTVKTSKRYRERIYRTLADLKIDTVYEEFAFLDFEGKVIVTTRHENNMDFGQSESGTRYFKRTLDGYKRDKLNFVGWYMGLTEGIAGEVAVKSRQKEKRAFAVAVPVYSAEDKVVLGYLVGYLVNDVMGNILDRSRFGFYNRGNLLYLDPSNHAVNPLVEYNESAKISSKFISLLKSTLSRPPRPAVVATEAPVYEIKRAYFPEMGLDNYYAMLPINSKLGEDSGLLIARIPYEDIYGVIESLALRFVIASILGAVAIVVILAMRIDTIISYRLDLIRDLVGEVVQGDLDKEYSLDNKYSDELNSLGMQIIRMRDNIASAIKSVLSNISCVNKASIEVANSSQNLSSSALQQASTLEEMSANIEQISAGVKMSANNSRQTEQIALKTNENSQIGGKAVEESVVAMQAIVEKVSVIEEIARKTNLLALNAAIEAARAGDEGKGFAVVASEIRKLADLSKISALEIGELVEENSRVATEAGLIFKDMLPEIEETTNLVKKISDESSNQDEQITQFKMALDQVGEVVQASAASSEELSSMAEKMLEKSKELRSAVSFFKVKDVDILGPGDYFGPDEDGTGFVSGSVGALGKDNGLSLSDRQGDVYGNSGVGGEPINKRVDPDKAIDIAGKKLNFDEDFSDF from the coding sequence ATGTTGAAAATTAAATACAAGTTTGTGGGATTTTTGTTCGTATTTTTGGTTGTGATTATACTGTGTTTTTCTTGGGGTTTTAAGTCTGTTTTGGGTGGTTATGTGGAAAGCTATTATAAGCAGCTTACAAGGGGGCAAGTTAGGAGAGCTTCTTTTGCTATTCAATCTTTGTTGGACACATTTTACATCATTTTGGACGGTACGGGTTCCACTATAGCTCTTGACACTCTTTATGAATATTCTTTTTTAAAAAGTGGTGGGCGGCGTGCCTTTTCGGGAGCTGAGATAAGTAAAATGAGGGAAAACTCCAAAATGATACTTGATACTGTTAAGACAAGCAAGAGGTATCGTGAACGAATATACAGAACGCTAGCAGATTTGAAAATAGATACTGTTTATGAGGAATTTGCGTTTCTCGACTTTGAAGGTAAAGTAATTGTTACTACAAGGCATGAAAATAATATGGATTTTGGGCAATCTGAGTCAGGAACAAGATATTTTAAAAGGACCTTGGATGGTTATAAAAGAGATAAGCTAAATTTTGTTGGTTGGTATATGGGTCTTACTGAGGGAATAGCAGGAGAGGTGGCGGTGAAGTCTCGTCAAAAAGAAAAAAGAGCTTTTGCGGTAGCAGTTCCTGTGTATTCAGCAGAAGATAAAGTGGTTCTTGGTTATTTGGTTGGCTATTTAGTTAACGATGTTATGGGGAACATCCTGGATAGATCTAGATTTGGCTTTTACAATAGGGGGAATTTGCTTTACTTGGACCCAAGTAATCATGCTGTTAATCCTTTGGTAGAGTACAATGAAAGTGCAAAGATAAGTTCAAAGTTTATTAGCCTTTTAAAGAGTACTTTGTCTAGGCCCCCAAGGCCGGCTGTTGTAGCGACCGAGGCTCCAGTTTATGAGATTAAGAGAGCTTATTTTCCAGAGATGGGATTGGACAATTATTATGCTATGTTGCCGATTAACAGTAAGCTTGGAGAAGATAGTGGGCTTTTGATTGCAAGAATTCCTTACGAAGATATTTATGGTGTTATTGAAAGCTTGGCTCTGAGGTTTGTCATAGCTTCTATTTTGGGAGCTGTTGCGATAGTGGTTATTCTGGCAATGAGGATAGATACAATTATTAGTTATAGATTGGACTTGATTAGAGATTTAGTAGGTGAGGTAGTTCAGGGGGATTTAGATAAGGAGTATAGTCTTGATAATAAATATTCTGATGAGTTAAATTCTTTAGGTATGCAAATTATTAGAATGAGAGATAACATTGCAAGTGCTATTAAGAGTGTTCTTAGCAATATCAGCTGTGTTAATAAGGCGAGTATTGAAGTTGCTAATTCAAGTCAGAATTTAAGTTCTAGTGCATTACAGCAAGCTTCAACTCTTGAGGAGATGTCAGCAAACATTGAGCAGATATCAGCTGGGGTTAAAATGAGTGCTAATAATTCTCGTCAAACAGAACAAATTGCACTAAAGACTAATGAAAATTCACAGATAGGGGGCAAGGCAGTTGAAGAATCTGTTGTGGCTATGCAGGCTATCGTTGAAAAGGTTAGTGTTATTGAAGAAATAGCTAGAAAGACTAACTTGCTTGCTTTAAATGCGGCTATTGAGGCTGCAAGAGCTGGGGATGAGGGTAAAGGGTTTGCCGTTGTGGCGAGTGAGATTAGGAAGCTTGCCGATCTTAGTAAGATTTCTGCGCTCGAGATTGGTGAGCTGGTTGAGGAAAATTCTAGAGTTGCAACAGAGGCAGGTTTAATATTCAAGGATATGTTGCCCGAAATAGAGGAGACGACTAATCTTGTTAAAAAGATTTCTGATGAAAGCTCCAATCAGGATGAACAGATTACTCAGTTTAAAATGGCTCTTGATCAGGTTGGAGAAGTTGTCCAGGCTTCAGCGGCGAGTAGTGAGGAACTTTCAAGCATGGCTGAGAAGATGCTTGAGAAGTCAAAAGAGCTCAGAAGCGCAGTATCTTTTTTCAAAGTCAAGGATGTAGATATTCTTGGTCCTGGCGATTATTTTGGTCCTGATGAGGATGGTACTGGTTTTGTATCTGGAAGTGTTGGTGCTTTGGGTAAGGATAATGGTTTATCCTTGAGTGATAGGCAGGGTGATGTGTATGGTAATTCAGGTGTAGGCGGTGAGCCTATTAATAAAAGGGTGGATCCCGATAAGGCTATTGATATTGCAGGTAAGAAGTTGAATTTTGATGAAGATTTTTCGGATTTTTAG
- a CDS encoding methyl-accepting chemotaxis protein, with translation MKLRARVLILVSILISIFISVLFFIFGMLINSNLADQQLDLMKNLIRNVKNSLMIYVSSMEERVKINSMYLNSSSKFESIATVKSRRMEFIAEQTEMLVKTGSNMMMVDKNGSIVFTTAVKDNSDYGISIADREYFIKLRESSSVYNSSVLLAEPGSIEEGLVKGVSKIRNKAGQIPYLLIGIPLRDYETSDILGYFMLFYAIDHVYNSFKGISFGALGTGRAMVYDRAGAFLMHHTWLPGDNLASINPYYNNIVKTTSEDLIQKGKDLVVMHYFDPTNNGKPYVGLAQKLKGRLSNFPFIVFLRVASVDFYYMSRLTTFILGIGFIVTLLALGLVTVYLVSRLSSSLNGILSYSERLASGDFTVTDNPLKWETLELYRLYENLELLRTNFSSIARGVIENLDYLYENAIQIANASQNLSSGAVEQASTLEEMTANIEQISQGVSENTDSASTTESIAVNTNERTKEGHKSVVKAIKAMEVITDKIGIIDEITRQTNLLALNASIEAARVGDKGKGFEVVAAEVRKLADQSKDSAREIIDIAHRSLTIASRAGNNFEQIVPGMEETARLVKNITIESSNQSNQIGQFKNAIEQVSQLVQTTASSSEELSAMSERMLESVKDLKESVDYFKVDK, from the coding sequence ATGAAGCTGAGAGCTAGAGTATTGATTCTCGTTAGTATTCTTATATCGATTTTTATTTCTGTGTTGTTTTTCATATTTGGGATGTTGATTAATAGTAACTTGGCGGATCAACAGTTGGATCTGATGAAGAATTTGATTCGAAATGTTAAAAATTCTTTAATGATCTACGTTTCTTCAATGGAGGAGAGGGTAAAAATTAATTCAATGTATTTAAACTCGTCTTCTAAATTTGAGTCAATTGCTACTGTTAAGTCTAGGAGGATGGAATTTATTGCGGAGCAGACTGAGATGCTCGTTAAAACAGGTAGTAATATGATGATGGTTGATAAAAATGGGAGCATAGTGTTTACTACTGCCGTTAAGGATAATAGTGATTATGGCATTTCAATTGCTGATAGGGAGTACTTTATTAAGTTAAGAGAGTCCAGTTCTGTTTATAATTCCTCTGTTCTTTTAGCAGAGCCTGGTTCTATTGAGGAGGGCTTAGTCAAAGGTGTTTCCAAAATAAGGAATAAGGCAGGTCAGATCCCTTATTTATTAATAGGGATTCCTTTAAGGGATTATGAGACTAGTGACATTCTTGGTTACTTTATGCTCTTTTACGCAATTGATCATGTCTATAATTCGTTCAAGGGTATTAGTTTTGGGGCGTTAGGAACCGGTAGAGCTATGGTATACGACAGGGCAGGTGCGTTTCTTATGCATCATACTTGGTTACCAGGCGATAATTTGGCTTCCATTAATCCCTATTATAATAATATAGTTAAGACCACATCTGAAGATTTGATCCAGAAGGGTAAAGACCTTGTTGTTATGCATTATTTTGATCCTACAAACAACGGAAAGCCATATGTAGGTCTTGCTCAAAAGTTAAAAGGGCGATTGTCTAATTTTCCCTTTATAGTGTTTTTACGGGTTGCTTCTGTTGATTTTTATTACATGAGTAGGTTGACCACTTTTATTTTAGGTATAGGTTTTATTGTTACTTTATTAGCACTTGGCTTGGTGACTGTTTATCTTGTATCTAGGCTTAGTTCTTCTTTGAATGGAATTTTGAGCTATTCTGAGAGGTTGGCTTCTGGAGATTTCACGGTTACAGATAATCCTTTAAAGTGGGAGACTCTGGAGCTATACAGGCTATATGAGAATTTGGAGCTTTTAAGGACTAATTTTTCATCTATAGCAAGGGGAGTTATTGAAAATCTTGATTACCTTTATGAGAATGCAATTCAGATAGCAAATGCAAGTCAGAATTTGAGTTCTGGTGCGGTAGAGCAGGCTTCTACTTTGGAAGAAATGACGGCAAATATTGAACAGATATCCCAAGGTGTCTCTGAGAATACTGATAGTGCGTCTACTACAGAGAGCATTGCTGTCAATACTAATGAGAGGACTAAGGAGGGGCATAAATCTGTTGTAAAGGCTATTAAAGCGATGGAAGTTATTACAGATAAGATAGGCATTATTGATGAGATAACAAGACAAACTAACTTGCTTGCTTTAAATGCTTCTATTGAAGCCGCTCGAGTAGGGGATAAGGGTAAAGGGTTTGAGGTTGTTGCTGCAGAGGTTAGAAAGCTTGCCGATCAGAGCAAGGATTCCGCTAGAGAGATCATTGACATAGCGCATAGGAGTTTAACTATTGCAAGCAGGGCAGGTAATAATTTCGAGCAAATTGTACCCGGTATGGAAGAGACAGCTAGGCTTGTTAAGAATATTACTATAGAGAGTTCTAACCAGAGTAATCAAATAGGACAATTTAAGAATGCGATAGAACAAGTTAGTCAGTTGGTGCAAACAACAGCGTCAAGCAGTGAAGAGTTGTCAGCAATGTCTGAAAGGATGTTAGAGAGTGTTAAGGACTTAAAAGAATCAGTTGACTATTTTAAGGTTGATAAATAG
- the mnmA gene encoding tRNA 2-thiouridine(34) synthase MnmA — MKIAVLLSGGVDSSVALYEMIKRGCEHIKCYYLKIWLEDELSHIGECPWKEDIEYVEAICKKFNVPYAIINLQDEYYKRVVTYAIEELKIGNTPSPDIFCNTRIKFGAFFDKVNEHYDLIITGHYAKIETNNNHHILKQAKDKIKDQSYFLSNLSREQLSKLYFPLGNLLKAEVRKIAQEIDLPNKNRKDSQGICFLGKIKYDEFVKYHLGELKGNIVEKETGKILGTHNGYWFFTIGQRKGIKLSNGPWFVIEKDIENNIIYISNSKNYPKQGKQKFLVHKTNWINKPSSHGNLSVKIRHGEQKTRCKIEMLEKDLIQVYLQKEDYGISPGQFCIFYEEDECLGGAKILKALA; from the coding sequence ATGAAGATAGCAGTACTCTTATCTGGGGGAGTAGACAGCTCCGTGGCTCTTTATGAAATGATAAAGAGAGGGTGTGAACATATAAAATGTTATTATCTGAAAATTTGGCTTGAAGATGAGCTTTCCCACATTGGAGAGTGTCCTTGGAAGGAAGACATTGAGTATGTAGAAGCTATCTGCAAAAAATTTAACGTACCGTATGCAATTATCAATCTACAAGATGAATATTACAAAAGAGTAGTGACTTATGCTATTGAGGAATTAAAAATTGGAAACACTCCAAGTCCGGATATATTTTGCAACACGAGGATAAAATTTGGAGCTTTCTTTGATAAAGTCAATGAGCACTATGATTTAATTATTACAGGTCATTATGCCAAAATTGAAACTAATAACAATCATCATATACTGAAACAGGCTAAGGATAAAATCAAAGATCAAAGTTACTTCTTGTCCAACCTCTCTAGGGAACAACTGTCAAAGCTATATTTCCCTCTAGGGAACCTACTAAAAGCCGAAGTGAGGAAGATAGCACAGGAAATAGATTTGCCCAACAAAAACAGAAAGGATAGCCAAGGGATTTGTTTTTTAGGAAAAATAAAATACGATGAATTTGTCAAATATCATCTAGGAGAACTTAAGGGTAACATAGTTGAAAAAGAGACAGGCAAAATACTTGGGACTCATAATGGTTACTGGTTTTTTACAATCGGACAAAGAAAAGGAATTAAACTCAGCAACGGCCCTTGGTTTGTGATAGAGAAGGATATTGAAAATAACATCATCTATATATCAAACAGTAAAAACTACCCAAAACAAGGAAAACAAAAATTTTTAGTCCATAAAACGAACTGGATAAATAAACCATCAAGCCACGGAAACCTAAGCGTTAAAATAAGACACGGAGAGCAAAAAACACGATGTAAAATAGAAATGCTAGAAAAAGACCTCATACAAGTCTACCTACAAAAAGAAGACTACGGGATCTCCCCTGGACAATTCTGCATATTTTACGAAGAAGACGAATGCCTAGGGGGAGCTAAAATTCTTAAAGCATTAGCCTAG
- a CDS encoding hydroxymethylglutaryl-CoA synthase — MRVGISDIRVFLPLNYLDFSVLLENSLYKSDENFLKKLNKAIDSTLQRGFRFTSPNEDSVTMASSAVKLLFDKNNLDLEKIRVFLGGTETGVDCSKSISSYVHGALGVAGIYLKNNFLSYQVQHACAGAVLSLHSAASIISHLDKSEYGVVFSSDIAHYSPLTTAEITQGAGAVALLIEQNPRILSINLSEFGVYTDDVDDFFRPFGSLEARVKGRYSIECYNRANEEALANFAYKKSMSIKDLFSKYRFVLHVPFAQMPIDSMHYILKKYYSEDESVCNDYLESIDFYDSVEASREVGNLYTGSIFLSLMTYLKRVFSKKDISGEKILFCSYGSGNIMVVYELLVEKDAYSVVKTWNIDKVLSVRHNANFDEYRNFFENKIIPGESDGFYLEKIREDGYRVYGYRA; from the coding sequence ATGCGAGTAGGTATAAGCGATATTAGAGTTTTTTTGCCTCTAAATTATTTAGATTTTTCTGTTCTTTTAGAAAATTCTTTATATAAATCCGATGAGAATTTTTTAAAAAAGTTAAATAAAGCAATAGATTCGACTCTTCAGAGGGGGTTCAGATTTACAAGTCCTAATGAAGATAGTGTTACGATGGCTAGTTCTGCTGTTAAGCTTCTTTTTGACAAAAACAATCTTGATTTAGAAAAGATAAGGGTGTTTTTAGGTGGAACGGAAACAGGGGTGGATTGTTCAAAATCGATTTCGTCTTACGTTCACGGGGCCCTTGGGGTGGCTGGTATTTACTTGAAAAATAATTTTTTGAGCTATCAGGTACAGCATGCATGTGCGGGTGCTGTGCTTTCTTTGCACAGTGCTGCGAGTATTATAAGCCACCTAGATAAGTCTGAATATGGGGTGGTATTTTCTAGTGATATTGCACATTATAGTCCCCTCACTACAGCCGAGATTACTCAGGGAGCTGGGGCTGTGGCTTTGCTTATTGAGCAGAACCCTAGAATATTATCTATTAATTTGTCTGAATTTGGGGTTTATACGGATGATGTCGATGATTTTTTTAGACCGTTTGGAAGCCTTGAAGCTAGGGTAAAGGGACGTTATTCCATTGAATGCTACAATAGAGCAAACGAAGAGGCCTTGGCAAACTTTGCGTATAAGAAAAGCATGAGCATTAAGGATTTATTTTCTAAATATAGGTTTGTTTTACATGTTCCTTTTGCACAAATGCCCATAGACTCAATGCACTACATTTTAAAGAAATATTATAGTGAAGATGAGTCTGTTTGTAATGATTATTTAGAGTCGATAGATTTTTATGATTCTGTTGAGGCTTCTAGGGAAGTGGGGAATTTGTATACGGGTTCAATATTTTTATCTTTAATGACTTATTTAAAGAGGGTATTTTCAAAGAAGGATATTAGCGGAGAGAAGATACTTTTTTGCTCTTATGGATCCGGCAATATTATGGTTGTTTACGAACTTTTGGTTGAAAAAGATGCATATTCTGTTGTCAAGACTTGGAATATCGACAAAGTCTTGTCCGTAAGACACAATGCAAATTTTGATGAATATAGGAATTTTTTTGAAAATAAGATAATCCCAGGCGAATCGGATGGATTTTATTTAGAAAAAATTAGGGAAGACGGATACCGAGTTTATGGGTATCGAGCTTAA
- the fni gene encoding type 2 isopentenyl-diphosphate Delta-isomerase yields MGIELNILENKRRHIEICLNKSDVSQGDNLLDFVNLKHSALSELDFDEIDTSESIFGYKVSMPVFVSSMTGGIRDGSRLNRSLVKVSNDLRIPMSLGSFKLLFKYPEYTEEFALRKYADNIPLFSNIGATQVREFGALKIIEMNKRLEVDAVIVHLNTGQELMNSRGERSFKGIRASVGKLCSSSSLPVIVKETGFGMSPETVVNLLDLGVSYVDLAGSGGTNWVLVEGIKEGKLEVASCFSGWGISSVLTLMSINEAHKDKVFASGGYESGMDIAKGIALGAKLVGVAAPILRAFCNEGEDGLYKLLRDYEYVLKMSMLLSDSKDISELRVNKYYLSYPLLLNLKQFQDSYET; encoded by the coding sequence ATGGGTATCGAGCTTAACATATTAGAGAATAAGAGAAGACACATCGAAATTTGTTTAAATAAATCGGATGTTAGCCAGGGGGATAATCTTTTAGATTTTGTTAATTTAAAGCATAGTGCGCTCAGTGAGCTTGATTTTGATGAAATAGATACGAGTGAGAGTATATTTGGCTACAAGGTCTCTATGCCCGTTTTTGTGTCATCAATGACGGGAGGTATTAGGGATGGGAGTAGACTAAATAGATCTCTTGTTAAGGTTTCAAATGATTTAAGAATTCCAATGAGTTTGGGTTCTTTTAAGCTCTTATTTAAATATCCTGAATATACTGAAGAATTTGCTTTAAGAAAATATGCTGATAATATTCCTTTATTTTCAAATATTGGTGCTACTCAGGTAAGAGAATTTGGAGCTTTAAAAATAATTGAGATGAATAAGAGACTTGAGGTTGATGCTGTGATTGTCCACTTGAATACGGGACAAGAATTAATGAATTCTAGAGGGGAGAGAAGTTTTAAAGGAATAAGGGCTTCGGTTGGAAAGCTTTGTTCGTCATCAAGTTTACCAGTGATTGTTAAGGAAACTGGTTTTGGGATGTCACCTGAAACAGTTGTTAACTTGTTAGACCTTGGGGTGTCTTATGTCGATCTTGCAGGTAGTGGTGGGACTAATTGGGTTTTGGTTGAAGGAATTAAGGAAGGAAAGTTAGAAGTTGCTTCTTGTTTCTCTGGTTGGGGTATATCTTCAGTTTTGACATTGATGAGTATTAACGAAGCACATAAAGATAAAGTTTTTGCATCAGGTGGATATGAGTCTGGAATGGATATTGCTAAGGGGATTGCTCTTGGGGCTAAATTAGTAGGTGTCGCAGCTCCTATTCTTAGGGCTTTTTGTAATGAAGGCGAGGATGGCTTATATAAGCTTTTAAGAGATTATGAATATGTTTTAAAAATGTCTATGCTTTTAAGTGATAGCAAGGACATATCAGAGCTTAGGGTAAATAAGTATTATTTAAGTTATCCGTTGTTATTGAATTTAAAGCAATTTCAAGATTCTTATGAGACTTAG
- a CDS encoding hydroxymethylglutaryl-CoA reductase, degradative: MRLSEDFRNKSTTEKREEIKSLLKIDVGDFFYDSVDENFLFSMIENYIGYLSLPVGIVKNLKINGKYYAVPIATEEPSVIAALNGAAKVLSNANLEYFVGEILGIAQIYIKVDEDLSNTMLSLFDKVDTWASPLLCRMKERGGGLKRLSTRFIGEIGIQKLNIYIDVCDSMGANLLNSVAERVAYHLTLEFGYECVLKILSNDLNEFIVKANFKLNIGELLKDREKSLSLAQNIALISKIGFFEEERAVTNNKGIMNGITGLCLATLNDTRALEACIHKFASRNGKYLPLSKFYISDDNLVGEIELPLQVGVKGGAVNSHEAAILSFKIMGIGCRKEFMGVLSCVGLASNFAALKALALDGIQKGHMRLHVNKILYMLERDYNISKEEREEILFEMRSSEIYSLNFGLKILKGLRAI, translated from the coding sequence ATGAGACTTAGTGAAGATTTTAGAAATAAGAGTACTACAGAAAAAAGAGAAGAAATAAAAAGCCTATTAAAGATAGACGTAGGTGATTTCTTTTATGATTCTGTTGATGAAAATTTTCTTTTTAGCATGATCGAAAATTATATCGGCTATTTATCCTTACCTGTCGGTATTGTTAAGAATTTAAAGATAAATGGGAAATATTATGCTGTCCCTATTGCAACAGAAGAGCCTTCGGTTATAGCTGCACTAAATGGGGCAGCTAAAGTGCTGAGCAATGCTAATTTGGAGTATTTTGTGGGTGAGATATTGGGTATTGCTCAAATTTATATCAAGGTAGATGAAGATTTAAGCAATACAATGCTTTCCCTATTTGATAAAGTTGATACTTGGGCTAGCCCTCTTTTATGTAGAATGAAAGAAAGGGGTGGAGGCCTTAAAAGGCTTTCGACTAGGTTTATTGGCGAAATTGGTATTCAAAAGTTAAATATTTATATTGACGTTTGTGATAGTATGGGCGCAAATTTGCTTAATTCAGTTGCTGAGAGAGTCGCATATCATCTTACTTTGGAGTTTGGTTATGAGTGCGTTTTGAAAATTTTAAGCAATGATTTAAATGAATTTATCGTAAAAGCCAATTTTAAGTTAAATATTGGTGAATTGCTTAAAGACAGGGAAAAATCTTTAAGTTTGGCTCAAAATATTGCTCTTATTTCAAAGATAGGCTTTTTTGAAGAAGAGCGTGCTGTTACCAACAATAAGGGTATTATGAATGGCATTACGGGATTGTGTTTGGCAACGCTTAATGATACAAGAGCCCTTGAGGCGTGCATACATAAGTTTGCGTCAAGGAATGGTAAGTACTTACCCCTTAGTAAGTTTTATATTTCAGATGACAATTTAGTTGGCGAGATTGAACTTCCCTTGCAAGTTGGGGTGAAGGGAGGGGCTGTAAATTCTCACGAAGCAGCCATACTAAGCTTTAAGATTATGGGGATAGGTTGTAGAAAAGAATTTATGGGAGTCCTCTCTTGTGTTGGCCTTGCAAGTAATTTTGCAGCCTTAAAGGCACTTGCACTTGATGGAATTCAGAAGGGACATATGAGATTACATGTTAATAAAATTTTATATATGCTTGAAAGGGATTATAATATTTCTAAAGAAGAGAGAGAGGAGATATTATTTGAGATGAGAAGTAGTGAAATCTATTCTCTTAATTTTGGTCTTAAGATCTTAAAGGGACTAAGGGCAATATGA